Proteins encoded by one window of Pseudorca crassidens isolate mPseCra1 chromosome 3, mPseCra1.hap1, whole genome shotgun sequence:
- the LOC137221047 gene encoding LOW QUALITY PROTEIN: dipeptidase 2-like (The sequence of the model RefSeq protein was modified relative to this genomic sequence to represent the inferred CDS: inserted 3 bases in 2 codons; substituted 1 base at 1 genomic stop codon), with protein MGGEWALSRGQFSPRELPLSRAQEGSAALWLLGFADRGSPHTDPPLPACLALCSLRPGGLEGPRALSQRPLLCLLLLLGLLLRPVTRAXTTPGTSSTPSPRERTQALMRDFPLVDGHKDMPLVLRQFYHNGLQDVNLHNFSHGQTSLDRLKDGLVGAQFWSAYVPCQTHERDAVRLTLEQTDLIRLMCASYSELELVTSVKALNNTWKWACLIGVXGGHSLDSRLSSLHTFCALGVSYVTLTHTCNTPWAQSSAKGIHPFYSNVSRLTGFGEKVVAEMNRLGMMVDLSHVSDAVAWRALEMSQAPVIFSNSAARGMCKNTWNVPDDIRQLLKKNGGIVMVSLSVRVLQCNPLANVSIVADHFDHIRAVVGCKFIGIGGDYDGAGRFPQGLEDMSIYPVLIEELLGRGWSEEELWGVLXGNVRWVFRQVEQVLPADCHLLVREENEGQSPLEDEFPDEQLGSSCLSVLPHLHQREDLAPDQKLTRAVVEESGYHEKEESKSSSPFLETKM; from the exons ATGGGAGGCGAGTGGGCTCTCAGCAGAGGCCAGTTTAGCCCGCGGGAGCTGCCTCTGAGCAGGGCGCAGGAGGGCAGTGCCGCCCTGTGGCTGCTGGGCTTCGCGGATCGCGGCTCTCCGCACACGG ACCCGCCTCTGCCCGCCTGCCTGGCCCTGTGCAGCTTGCGGCCTGGGGGCCTCGAAGGTCCCCGTGCACTCAGCCAGCGGCCTCTGCTGTGTCTGCTGCTCCTGCTGGGTCTGCTGCTGCGGCCGGTAACCCGTGC GACCACGCCAGGCACCTCCAGCACCCCAAGTCCGCGGGAGCGCACACAGGCCCTGATGCGGGACTTCCCACTTGTGGACGG CCACAAGGACATGCCCCTGGTCCTGAGGCAGTTTTACCACAATGGGCTACAGGATGTTAATCTGCACAATTTTAGCCATGGCCAGACCAGCTTGGACAGGCTGAAAGACGGTCTCGTGGGTGCCCAG TTCTGGTCAGCCTACGTCCCATGCCAGACCCACGAACGGGATGCTGTGCGCCTCACCCTGGAGCAAACTGACCTCATCCGCCTCATGTGTGCCTCCTATTCTGAGCTGGAACTTGTGACCTCAGTTAAAG CTCTCAACAATACCTGGAAGTGGGCTTGCCTCATTGGTG GAGGTGGCCACTCACTGGACAGTAGGCTCTCCAGCTTGCATACCTTCTGTGCGCTGGGTGTGAGCTACGTGACACTCACCCACACCTGCAACACGCCCTG GGCACAGAGCTCAGCAAAGGGTATCCACCCCTTCTACAGCAATGTCAGTCGGCTGACCGGCTTTGGCGAG AAGGTGGTGGCAGAAATGAACCGCCTGGGCATGATGGTGGACTTGTCCCATGTCTCGGATGCTGTGGCATGGCGAGCCCTAGAAATGTCACAGGCACCTGTCATCTTCTCCAACTCAGCTGCCCGGGGTATGTGCAAGAACACTTGGAATGTTCCTGATGATATCCGGCAGCTTCTG AAGAAGAATGGTGGCATCGTGATGGTGTCCTTGTCCGTGCGGGTGCTGCAGTGCAACCCGTTAGCCAACGTGTCTATTGTGGCAG ATCACTTCGACCACATCAGGGCAGTCGTTGGATGCAAGTTCATCGGGATTGGTGGAGATTATGATGGGGCTGGCCG GTTCCCACAGGGACTGGAGGACATGTCCATATACCCGGTACTGATAGAGGAGTTGTTGGGGCGTGGCTGGAGTGAGGAAGAGCTCTGGGGTGTGCTTTGAGGAAACGTGCGGTGGGTCTTCAGACAGGTGGAACAG GTGCTGCCCGCTGACTGCCACCTCCTGGTACGGGAGGAGAACGAGGGACAGAGTCCCTTGGAGGATGAGTTCCCAGATGAGCAGCTGGGCAGCTCTTGCCTCTCCGTCCTCCCACATCTGCATCAGAGAGAGGATCTGGCTCCAGACCAGAAACTAACCAGAGCTGTG GTGGAGGAAAGTGGCTATCATGAAAAAGAGGAGTCAAAGAGCTCTTCTCCATTCTTAGAAACCAAAATGTGA
- the LOC137221048 gene encoding LOW QUALITY PROTEIN: DPEP2 neighbor protein-like (The sequence of the model RefSeq protein was modified relative to this genomic sequence to represent the inferred CDS: substituted 2 bases at 2 genomic stop codons): MSDQIFYIYSNLSSVPWVGSAAAAVAPVSPPTPGHYHVLNXGCGETQLGRHGETSCLVGGYWVYGDVPLATPAKVEAEKSVPRRAPKRKHAPEELDEDLSCSRPQIWRLXHGARRRTPQNLAETISSPTPAPMVQYRETGSPEHLWPQRQLARSPRGGRGWLQADGDEVCSREASG, encoded by the exons ATGTCTGACCAGATCTTCTATATTTACTCCAACCTGTCCTCTGTTCCCTGGGTGGGCAGTGCAGCAG CAGCAGTGGCTCCCGTTTCTCCTCCTACACCTGGTCACTACCATGTCCTCAactgagggtgtggagaaacgcaGTTGGGCCGGCATGGGGAGACATCCTGCCTGGTTGGTGGCTACTGGGTCTACGGGGATGTTCCTTTGGCCACGCCAGCAAAGGTGGAAGCAGAGAAGTCAGTCCCCAGACGTGCTCCCAAGAGAAAGCACGCTCCGGAAGAGTTGGACGAAGATCTCAGTTGCTCCAGACCCCAAATCTGGCGATTGTAGCATGGTGCCAGGAGGCGGACCCCACAGAATCTTGCAG AAACCATCTCTTCCCCCACACCAGCCCCCATGGTCCAGTACCGGGAAACCGGGAGCCCAGAGCACTTGTGGCCACAGAGACAACTCGCACGCAGCCCTCGGGGTGGACGGGGCTGGCTGCAGGCAGATGGGGACGAGGTGTGCTCCCGGGAGGCCTCAGGCTGA